The Nocardioides marmorisolisilvae genomic interval TAGGGCTGCGGTAGGGTTCCATCCGGTTCACCCGCCGCGGCGGGCACCGTTCGGGCTGTGGCGCAGCTTGGTAGCGCACTTGACTGGGGGTCAAGGGGTCGCAGGTTCAAATCCTGTCAGCCCGACAAATCGGCTCTGACCTGTTTCTGCAGGTCAGAGCCGTTTTAATGCCCCGGCTCGGCCGCCCTCGATCACGCCCAGGGCCGGCTGTTCCGGACCATTCCCGGACCACCACGTCGAGAATGCGGTCCCTGCATCGATCACGGCCTTCGTGTCCGGGTGCAAATAGCGACTCGTGACGGCCGGATCCTGATGGCCTGCAACCCGTTGGAGTAGGTGCAGTTCGACGCCTGCGTCAGCCATCCATGTCAGCGCCGTGTGCCGCAGTCCGTGACGGACAAGGCCGGGGATGCCGAGCTGGTCCACGAGCTCGTCCCAGCCGGTCGCGTCGCGCAGCGTGGCGGTCGTGATGACGCCGCCACGGGGGCCGGTGACCAGAAGTTCACCGTCCGCGCGGCCGACCGTGAGCCGTGCCAGTGTGGGCCTCAGCGGCTCGATGATCGGCACGGTGCGGCGACGCCGGCCCTTGGTCGCCTTGGTGCCCAGGCCGCCACGTCCCGGGTAGGTCTGACGGCTCACGTGCAAGAGTCCGCGGTCCAGGTCGACGTCGCCGACGAGGAGTCCGGAGACTTCGCTGATGCGGAGGGCCGTGGTCGCCAGGATCGTCACCACGTCGCCGTACGACGCGTGGCCGCCGGCCTCGATCACCCGGGCCACCAGACGCTCGAGGGTGGCCACATCGGGCAGCGCGAGGTCACGTGGACTCGTGGGGCCCTCATCGA includes:
- a CDS encoding tyrosine-type recombinase/integrase produces the protein MKRSHTSMDAAEAWIDRMQSAARTGFDEGQTLATYLTNIGDRWTRGIDPTSTYDPYAAGLKRRVLPALGHLPVVMITAGLVDRAIDDWEQHYGRSTVKNSVAALVLVLDEAVRDGLIVRNPAKDRARRRSVGRSPVDEGPTSPRDLALPDVATLERLVARVIEAGGHASYGDVVTILATTALRISEVSGLLVGDVDLDRGLLHVSRQTYPGRGGLGTKATKGRRRRTVPIIEPLRPTLARLTVGRADGELLVTGPRGGVITTATLRDATGWDELVDQLGIPGLVRHGLRHTALTWMADAGVELHLLQRVAGHQDPAVTSRYLHPDTKAVIDAGTAFSTWWSGNGPEQPALGVIEGGRAGALKRL